A window of Paraburkholderia megapolitana genomic DNA:
CCTATCCAATCGGCGGCATGCTCGGTGGCTTTCTTGGCTCGTACATGGTGACGCGATTCGGCTTGAACGTGCTGTTCTATCTGGTCGGTGGCTTACCGCTCGCGCTTGTTATCGGCATGTTCGCCATGTTGCCCGAGTCGCTGCAATTCATGTCGACACGGGGAATTTCTGCGGGCGCGGCGCCTGTGGTCGCACATCTTCGAGGTAACGCAGTAAGAGGCGAAGTGGATCTGCGGGCGAACAGTACGAAAGCGGATACCGGTTCCCTGTTCCTGCTGTTTCGCGATGGCTGGACGATGCAGACCTTGACGCTGTGGGCGATATTTTTTGCCACCTACGGCGTGCTCAGCACCATTTTCTTATGGTATCCGTCGCTGCTTCATCTCGCTGGTGTCAGGCCGTCAACCGCGGCATGGATGGTCGGTCTCGAGAACCTGGGCGGTGTAGCCGGCATGCTTGTGGCCGGTGTGCTGATGATGCGTTTCGGCAGCGTACGCGTACTACTCGTCGCTTTCGCTTCGGCTGCGGTTTGCATGGCGGGTTTTGCCGCGGCCGGTGGCGCCATTTTTCCTGCCGCGTTCAGCATGTTGCTGACCGGCTTTCTGCTCGATCTGGCCGCCTCGGCAATCATGGCGCTGTGCGCCACCCTTTATCCGGTAGTGGCCCGTTCAACGGCAGTGGGTTGGGCAATGGGTGCGGGTCGCCTTGGGCAGATATGCGCGTCCCTTTTCGTCGGCGGTCTCGTGCATAAGCAGTGGGGCTTCTCGACTATCGCCTACGTGCTGGCGATGATTCCAGTGGTTGCCGGAGCATTGACGGTTCAATTGTCCGCAGTCCGGCGGACGCGCTTGTAAGGTCGAGCGATAGACGGTTACCGGCTTATCAGATAGGCCCGATCATGATCGGAGTGTGCCGCGTCGGCATGACAACGAAACATCAAACTTCAGGATCCGCAATGTTTGAATATTTTCCTGGCAACTACACATGGAATATGGCGGTCAACCTTTGCCTCGGCATGGGTGGCCAGATTGGAGAGATCGACAGCGTGTCGGGGGCGGCACGTGAAGCGTCGAACCGCGGAGATCCAGCTGCAAGCGAGAAGCTGTTTACGGCATGGTCGTCGCTCGGCGAGCGTCTGACCCGACTCGCACGAGAAGACGAACGGAAGGGACATTCGTACAGCGCCGGGATGAAGTATCGGCGCGCGACCATTTACTACCTGCAGGCCGAGCGGATGCAGGCACCGGACTTCGAGCCCCGGAAACAGGCTTATCAGAAAGTCCTCGAATGTTTCGAGAAGTACCTGCAGTTGACGGGTCAGAAGTGCGAGCGGGTTGAAGTGCCCTACAAAGATACGTTTTTACCGGCCCTGTTTGTACCGGCAGCAAACGATCGGGATGCGCAGACGCCTTGCATGATTCACTTCGACGGACTGGACGTCACCAAGGAAATTCTCTATCTCGTTGGGATGGGACCGGAACTGAGTCGCCGCGGCGTGAGCGCGCTCCTTGTTGATAATCCTGGAGTCGGAGAGTCGCTCAGGCGGCGCGGGCTGAAGAATTTCCCGGAGGCTGAAGTTCCGGCCGCCGCCTGTGTCGATTATCTGGAGTCACGTCCCGATGTCGATCCCCGTCGCATTGGAATCATGGCGCTTTCGCTCGGTGGCTATCATGCTCCGCGCGCGGCGGCGTTTGAGCCGCGGCTTGCGTGCTGTGTTGCGTGGGGAGCGAACTACAACTGGGGAGCGACGCAGCGCTATCGCTATGAGAGCCGCGATCGGAGTCTTCCCGTGCCCCACTACTGGAATCACGCGATGTGGGTGTTTGGCTCACAGAGTGTCGAGGATTTGCTGGAGACGGCCGACCGCATGACGCTTGCCGGTGTGCTCCATCGTATCCGTTGCCCGATTCTCATTGAACACGGTGGCAATGACCGGCAGATCAAACTCGAGCAGGCGCAGCAGACCTTCGACGATTGCGTCAACAGCGTCAAGCGCGAGCTGAAAATTCATTCGATTGACGACGGCGGCGCGGAGCACTGCAGCATCGACAACATTTCCCTCGGCGTTGACTCCATTGCAGATTGGGTTGGCGAAACGATGCGCGAACTAGGAGCGCAACGATGAAAGCGGACGCTCCAGATAATCCGGTCAGGATTGACGCCGCGCGGGCCAGAAATTTCATTGCCGATGTGTTGGAGGCGCTTGGCGTTAGCGAAGCGGACGCAGAGTGCGTTGCGATTCAGATGATCGAAGCGGATCTAACCGGCGCAGATGCGCACGGTATTTTCCGGCTGCCGCAATATGCGGTCGCTCTTTTGTCGGGCAAGATAAGTCCCACTGCACAACCCGTGTTGTCGAGAACCGGGCCATCGACGGCGCTGGTCGACGGACACAATGGTCCTGGTCATCGAATCATGACCTTCGCCGCAGAGCAGGCCATTCAGATTGCTCGCGAGACGGGTGTCGCCTGGGTGGGTGTTCGTGGATCGAACCACGCAGGCGCCGGCGGTGTTTATGCGTCGATGCCTTGCGCGCACGGCATGATAGGGATTTACAGCGCCGTGTCAGGGGTCAATCACATGGCGCCTGCGGGGAGTGCTGAACCGCTGATCGGCACGAACCCACTTGCGATTGCCGTGCCGGGCCCTGGCGATGCGCC
This region includes:
- a CDS encoding MFS transporter, encoding MSDCVGNRAVKSAVPHDCKSGPISGSSGGAAATATTLQRTGRETVDVDNLIDGCIPLRPLQKRTYALCALVALLDGMDSQAIGVAGSLLADRLHVGTSALGTVFAAGQAGYMIGALLIGLLADRFGRRPMLILSVLLFGMLTVATAFAPTLGTLALIRLIAGIGLGGATPCFITLASEYLPERFRRVMVTALFAAYPIGGMLGGFLGSYMVTRFGLNVLFYLVGGLPLALVIGMFAMLPESLQFMSTRGISAGAAPVVAHLRGNAVRGEVDLRANSTKADTGSLFLLFRDGWTMQTLTLWAIFFATYGVLSTIFLWYPSLLHLAGVRPSTAAWMVGLENLGGVAGMLVAGVLMMRFGSVRVLLVAFASAAVCMAGFAAAGGAIFPAAFSMLLTGFLLDLAASAIMALCATLYPVVARSTAVGWAMGAGRLGQICASLFVGGLVHKQWGFSTIAYVLAMIPVVAGALTVQLSAVRRTRL
- a CDS encoding alpha/beta hydrolase family protein gives rise to the protein MFEYFPGNYTWNMAVNLCLGMGGQIGEIDSVSGAAREASNRGDPAASEKLFTAWSSLGERLTRLAREDERKGHSYSAGMKYRRATIYYLQAERMQAPDFEPRKQAYQKVLECFEKYLQLTGQKCERVEVPYKDTFLPALFVPAANDRDAQTPCMIHFDGLDVTKEILYLVGMGPELSRRGVSALLVDNPGVGESLRRRGLKNFPEAEVPAAACVDYLESRPDVDPRRIGIMALSLGGYHAPRAAAFEPRLACCVAWGANYNWGATQRYRYESRDRSLPVPHYWNHAMWVFGSQSVEDLLETADRMTLAGVLHRIRCPILIEHGGNDRQIKLEQAQQTFDDCVNSVKRELKIHSIDDGGAEHCSIDNISLGVDSIADWVGETMRELGAQR